In Bradyrhizobium manausense, the sequence AGCGGATCAGGCCGCCGGCGTTGCCCGACATCTCGCCGACGTCATAGGCCTGCATGAAGAACGGCCATGACAAATAGGCGAGCAGGAGGCAGGAGGGGATCAGGAAGAACAGCGTGCCGATCATGTCGAGCCAGAGCTGGCCGCGCTCGGACAGGGTCAGGTAGAAGATCTCGACCCGGACATGCTCGTTGCGCTTGAAGGTATAGGAGGATCCGAACATCACCAGGATCGCGAACATGTACCATTGCATCTCCAGCCACCCGTTCGACGAGTAGCTGAAGGCGTAGCGGATCATGGCGTTGGCCGCGCTGACCAGGCAGGCGAGAAGCACGAGCAGGTTGCAGACGTACCCAATCTTCTCATTGAGGGCGTCGATGGCGTTGCTCACCGCCAGCAATGGACGCATCTTACTTTCTCTCCGTCGCGGCCTAACTCTTCATGGGAGACTTCAGCGCGCAACGCCCGGCCGGCGTGCGAAAAGCACGCGACCGCACGGATCTCGGTCCGGAGCGATTGCGGCGTCAGTCCTCCCCTCGTGCCTTGCCGTCTTGACCGCGACCGCCAAAGGGGCGGGCCGGCTTATTGTTGCCGGGCAAGCAAAGGCGATCGCACCAAACCAGCGGGCTTGTGCGCCGTCAATCGGAAAATGGGCAAATTGACGGCGCGTCAAAAGCTTAACGCAACCGTCGGCGACGAATCCTCAACCGCCGGTAACGCTCATATGCCTTGAGACGCTCGGCCGGTTGTGACGGCGGTCGATGATGAAATCGTGGCCCTTGGGCTTCAGCCCGATGGCGCGGTCGATCGCATCCGCGAGCAGCACGTCGTCGCCGGATGCACGCAGAGGCCTGCGCAAATCGGACGCGTCCTCGTGGCCGAGGCAGGTGTGCAGCGTGCCGGTGCAGGTGATGCGGACCCGGTTGCAGGATTCGCAGAAATTGTGGGTCATCGGCGTGATGAAGCCGAGCTTGCCGTTGGTCTCGGCGACGCTGACATAGCGCGCCGGCCCGCCGGTGCTCTCGGCGAGGTCCGTCAGCGTGAATTGCTGGGCGAGTCGCGCGCGCACCAAGGACAGCGGCAGATACTGGTCGATGCGGCCCGCGCCGATCTCGCCCATCGGCATCACCTCGATCAGGGTGAGACCCATGTTCTTGCCATGAGCCCAGCGCAGGAGGTCGGGGAGTTCGTCCTCGTTGAGGTTCTTCAGCGCCACCGCGTTGATCTTCACGGCGAGTCCTGCGGCGCGCGCGGCCTCGATGCCCTCCAGCACCTTGTCGATCTCGCCCCAGCGCGTGATCTCGCGAAACTTCTTGGGATCGAGCGTGTCGAGTGAAACGTTGATGCGGCGGACGCCGCAATCGGCGAGCTCCCTGGCATGCTTTGCGAGTTGCGTGCCGTTGGTGGTCAGCGTCAGCTCGTTCAGCGCGCCGCTCTTAAGGTGTCGCGACAACGAGCGCACCAGCGACATCACGTTGCGCCGGACCAGCGGCTCGCCGCCGGTGAGCCGCAGCTTCTTCACGCCCTTGGCGATGAAGGCCGAGCAGAGCCGGTCGAGTTCCTCGAGCGTCAGCAGGTCGGCCTTGGGCAGGAACGTCATGTCTTCCGACATGCAATAGAAGCAGCGCAGGTCGCAGCGATCGGTGACGGAGACGCGCAAATACGAGATGGTCCGCCCGAACGGATCGGTCATGGCGCTCGACAACGCGGCGGGGGGACTCGCAGTCAATCCGTTCATACCAAATGCCTTGCCAAATGCCTTGTCACTTACGGCGACGCGCGCACCATTGCTTCAGCGGTGCTTGGAAGCAATCTAAGCACCGGACGCGGCTCAGACAATCGGGTGGTATACGTAGTTTAACGCTTGCCCGCGTTCGGATCGGGGAACGGCGAACCGCCTGCGGGCGGTGCAGCATCGGCCGGCGCCGCGGCGGGCGCGGCTGCGGCGGGTTTCGGCTTCTTCGGCCGGTGCGGCTTCTTCTTCACGGGCTTCGGCGGCACCGCCGGCGCAAGCTCCGCGAACACCGGAGTCGGATCGGTGGTCACTGAGGCCGGCGTGGTGAAATCGCCGGGATTCTTGATCACATTCACCGGCACGGTGGTCGGCTGGTACTTGGGAAGCGTGTATGAGACCGTGAACGGGGCGTCCGGGGCGGGAACCGACACGGAGCAGGGGGTCTTGCAGCCGCCACCCAGCGAGGTCGTCGCGTCAGCCCCCTGGGGGTTGGATTCGAGCCGGACCTGAACGGTCGGCGGCGCCGATTTGAACATGTCCCAGGACATCGAGGAGCAGCCACCAAGGCTTGTTGCTCCCAGGAGGCTCGCCCCCGTTAACGCAATCGCGATGACACGACGCATGACCATCCACTTCTACTGCGACGAACCGCCACATGACCCCGCGCGGACCATAGGAGCGTCGTTCCGGGCAAGCAACCGGCGGGTCGCGCATAGTTAATAGATGGTTAACGCAGGGTTCCGCGGCAATAGCCGAGCTATCTCAGGACCTTGCGTGAAGCCTAGGCTGACATCAGGCTGTGGGCGGCGGCCGGCAGGTCGCGCATGTGATGGATCAGCCGGTCCGGCTTCAGATCGGCGATCGGCACGTCCGTATAGCCGAAGCTGACCCCGATCACGGGGACCCCGGCGCGCCGGGCCACGCCGACGTCGGTTCCGGCATCGCCGACCATGATGCTGGCTTTGACGTCGCCGCCGGCCCGGGCCACCGTCTCGCGGAAGATGGTCGGATCGGGCTTCGGGACCCCGAAGGTGTCAGCGCCGCAGATCGCGGCGAACCGCTTGGTCAGGTCGAGCTGGTCCAACAGCCGCTTCGAGAGCCATTCGAGCTTGTTGGTGC encodes:
- a CDS encoding TRAP transporter small permease subunit; this encodes MRPLLAVSNAIDALNEKIGYVCNLLVLLACLVSAANAMIRYAFSYSSNGWLEMQWYMFAILVMFGSSYTFKRNEHVRVEIFYLTLSERGQLWLDMIGTLFFLIPSCLLLAYLSWPFFMQAYDVGEMSGNAGGLIRWPIKFVIPAGFVMLALQGISEVIKRIAALQGYVTIDAKYERPTQ
- the moaA gene encoding GTP 3',8-cyclase MoaA; this encodes MNGLTASPPAALSSAMTDPFGRTISYLRVSVTDRCDLRCFYCMSEDMTFLPKADLLTLEELDRLCSAFIAKGVKKLRLTGGEPLVRRNVMSLVRSLSRHLKSGALNELTLTTNGTQLAKHARELADCGVRRINVSLDTLDPKKFREITRWGEIDKVLEGIEAARAAGLAVKINAVALKNLNEDELPDLLRWAHGKNMGLTLIEVMPMGEIGAGRIDQYLPLSLVRARLAQQFTLTDLAESTGGPARYVSVAETNGKLGFITPMTHNFCESCNRVRITCTGTLHTCLGHEDASDLRRPLRASGDDVLLADAIDRAIGLKPKGHDFIIDRRHNRPSVSRHMSVTGG
- a CDS encoding HAD-IA family hydrolase, with protein sequence MTSPYTLVFDLDGTLVDTAPDLITALNYVLDREGLPPVPMAAARNMIGAGARKLLERGLEAEGRTVTPAEMDRMTADFIAYYADHISVESRPFEGLLEALDLLAAQGHRLAVCTNKLEWLSKRLLDQLDLTKRFAAICGADTFGVPKPDPTIFRETVARAGGDVKASIMVGDAGTDVGVARRAGVPVIGVSFGYTDVPIADLKPDRLIHHMRDLPAAAHSLMSA